The Calditerrivibrio sp. sequence CATCCTGCTCCGGAATCGGTACAGGGTTAACCCCACCAACAAAGCCCGTCACTTTTGGTATGGATTTTACCTTATGCCAGTTTTCAGTGTTCATTTCCATGTTTATCAGTATATACCCCGGGAAAGTACTCTTTTTACTGATCCTCTTGGTCCCTTTAACCAGTTCAACAACATTTTCAGTGGGTATCAGTATTTCGCCAAAGGAATCGTAGAGATTTTCATTTTTTATCTTCTCTTCGAGAAGCTTTTTCACCCTTTTCTCAAAACCAGAATATGTATGCACTACATACCACTGTTTAGCCATATCTAACCCACTATAAACTCTATTATTTTTGAAAGAGCCACATCTACTACCCCAAGAAACAACGCCATCAGAATAACAAAAATTATTACCACTGTCGTTGTACCAATGGTCTCATTTTTAGATGGCCATACTACTTTTTTAAGCTCTTCTTTTACTTCTTTGATAAAATTAATATACTTTT is a genomic window containing:
- the nusG gene encoding transcription termination/antitermination protein NusG; translation: MAKQWYVVHTYSGFEKRVKKLLEEKIKNENLYDSFGEILIPTENVVELVKGTKRISKKSTFPGYILINMEMNTENWHKVKSIPKVTGFVGGVNPVPIPEQDVKAMIDLAKSEAPRIALKYIKGDVVEVIDGPFQGFTGVVDDVNTEKEKVRVIVSIFGRQTPIDLDFLQIKRVG
- the secE gene encoding preprotein translocase subunit SecE, producing the protein MEKYINFIKEVKEELKKVVWPSKNETIGTTTVVIIFVILMALFLGVVDVALSKIIEFIVG